One window of the Flavobacteriaceae bacterium YJPT1-3 genome contains the following:
- a CDS encoding DUF6090 family protein, which yields MGEIILVVIGILLALQIDTWNQERQNRIQEDVLLTQLLNEYTNNLEQLNSKIETRDDIMRSSLAILDYRGLHEDQIDTDSLNMHIARTLTRPTFDPELGVTNELTNSGKLYYLTNSDLRNSITAFPSFLGELREEEMVSFNLIEERFFPFLIDNYQLGAVLSNNMTDHSFHSKIQMIDLDRKKMSKHLFNTNSPFELVNNPDMEDFMALTYTNTEYTNLQSEGVKSKIEHIIRLITHEIEKKK from the coding sequence GTGGGAGAAATCATTTTGGTCGTTATTGGAATTCTTCTGGCCCTGCAAATAGACACCTGGAATCAGGAGCGCCAGAACAGAATTCAGGAGGATGTTCTATTAACCCAATTACTAAATGAATACACCAATAATCTAGAGCAACTCAATAGCAAAATTGAAACAAGAGATGACATCATGAGGTCGTCGTTGGCAATACTAGACTATAGAGGCCTCCACGAAGATCAAATCGATACGGACAGCTTAAATATGCATATTGCAAGAACACTGACCAGACCCACTTTTGATCCTGAATTAGGAGTTACTAATGAGCTTACAAACTCTGGTAAATTATATTATCTAACCAACTCAGACCTAAGAAACAGTATTACCGCCTTTCCCAGTTTTTTAGGCGAATTGAGAGAAGAGGAAATGGTCTCTTTTAATTTAATTGAAGAAAGATTCTTCCCCTTTTTAATAGACAATTACCAATTGGGTGCCGTATTGTCAAATAACATGACCGACCACTCCTTTCACTCTAAAATCCAAATGATCGATTTAGATCGAAAGAAAATGTCTAAACATCTTTTCAATACCAACAGCCCTTTTGAATTAGTCAATAATCCGGATATGGAAGATTTCATGGCCTTGACTTATACGAATACGGAATACACCAATTTACAGTCCGAAGGGGTTAAAAGTAAGATCGAGCATATCATCAGGCTCATTACTCACGAAATTGAAAAGAAAAAATAG
- a CDS encoding VOC family protein, protein MKNKEPHINIAFLDHVAIRVVDMEASAQWYEKVLGLKRYQLPEWGDFPIFMLAGKSGIALFPAETTDRPLDRTSRNVKIDHFAFNVNRENFENAKQRYLQLNLEFEVQDHFYFDSIYTKDPDGHTVELTTIKVEESEFYT, encoded by the coding sequence GTGAAAAATAAGGAGCCTCACATAAACATAGCGTTTTTAGATCATGTAGCTATTCGAGTGGTGGATATGGAAGCTTCTGCCCAGTGGTATGAAAAAGTGCTAGGATTAAAACGCTATCAATTGCCTGAGTGGGGTGATTTTCCAATCTTTATGCTTGCCGGAAAATCAGGAATCGCCTTATTTCCGGCAGAAACTACGGATAGGCCACTGGATCGGACGTCACGAAATGTAAAAATCGATCATTTCGCCTTTAATGTGAACCGAGAAAACTTTGAAAATGCGAAGCAAAGGTATCTCCAATTGAATTTGGAGTTTGAGGTCCAGGATCATTTTTACTTCGACTCCATCTACACCAAAGATCCTGATGGACATACCGTTGAGTTAACCACGATCAAGGTGGAAGAAAGTGAATTCTATACCTAA
- a CDS encoding DUF6090 family protein yields the protein MINFFRKIRRNLLLEGKTGKYFKYAIGEIALVMIGILLALQVNNWNQNRLDQLLESQYYERLLDDVQEEKLILETVVNYSKQVAGHAANAILVYENASNANPDPVANLIDMYQASQLLDPYSASSTYKELIASGQINLIQNDSLKTALIRYYDVNWAESGVAVLENTYRTNLRGKMPHHIQNKIRLACGDFYVKTRNSYLVVLPEQCAIELDYTLARSVVEQLRKDESLKNDLRYLVGNEAGKLNDVNATLMQLEELTVLLEDLTHDQVL from the coding sequence ATGATCAACTTCTTTAGAAAAATTCGCCGCAACTTGCTCTTAGAAGGGAAAACAGGGAAGTACTTCAAATATGCCATTGGAGAAATAGCCTTGGTCATGATTGGAATTCTACTGGCACTTCAGGTAAATAACTGGAACCAGAACCGCCTCGACCAACTATTGGAATCCCAATATTACGAACGCCTTTTGGATGATGTTCAAGAAGAAAAACTAATTCTTGAAACCGTTGTAAACTATTCTAAACAGGTTGCTGGGCATGCTGCCAATGCCATCTTAGTCTATGAAAATGCTTCCAATGCCAATCCAGATCCCGTCGCTAATCTAATCGATATGTATCAGGCGAGTCAATTGCTGGATCCCTATTCTGCGTCATCCACTTATAAAGAACTCATTGCTTCCGGTCAAATTAATCTAATCCAAAATGACAGTTTGAAAACGGCATTGATAAGATATTATGATGTCAATTGGGCTGAATCCGGTGTGGCTGTACTTGAGAATACCTATAGAACAAATCTAAGAGGTAAGATGCCACACCATATCCAAAATAAGATACGTCTGGCTTGCGGAGATTTCTACGTAAAAACCAGAAATAGTTACCTAGTTGTTCTTCCTGAGCAATGTGCAATCGAGTTGGACTACACCTTGGCTCGATCTGTAGTTGAGCAATTGCGTAAAGACGAAAGCCTAAAAAATGATTTGCGCTACTTAGTTGGTAACGAAGCAGGTAAATTAAACGATGTAAACGCAACATTAATGCAACTTGAGGAACTGACCGTTCTTTTAGAAGACCTTACCCATGATCAAGTTCTTTAG